A genomic region of Miscanthus floridulus cultivar M001 chromosome 3, ASM1932011v1, whole genome shotgun sequence contains the following coding sequences:
- the LOC136542301 gene encoding uncharacterized protein, whose amino-acid sequence MTDEQWKALVAKWSDPKNMESSEKNKQNRRKVKYHQATGSRSYVAHLHAYKRKKNNAEPSTEQNEELDAVEAFKTCHTSSKHGLTELAREAVSNMEALRTEPVAEGETAVSSVQVVSQVLSQNSSNLFLKSVGIKPVPSSKSSSSSNESELREQLAAEAMAAVQGEIDELRKRSEEAEEKLARTQKEMEEYKKLTEINNKAMEENNALLKRILAINNASST is encoded by the exons ATGACTGATGAACAGTGGAAGGCACTAGTTGCAAAGTGGTCTGATCCAAAAAACATG GAATCAAGTGAAAAGAACAAGCAGAATCGTCGTAAAGTCAAGTATCATCAAGCTACGGGTTCTCGCAGCTATGTGGCACACTTACATGCATAT AAGAGGAAGAAAAACAATGCAGAACCAAGCACAGAACAAAATGAAGAACTTGATGCGGTGGAGGCCTTCAAGACCTGCCATACCAGCTCCAAACATGGTCTGACTGAACTAGCAAGAGAAGCAGTT tcaaatatggaagctttgaggacagaacctgttgctgaaggtgagacagcagtgtccagtgtgcaggttgtgtcccaggtgctctcccagaacagctcaaaccttttcctgaagagtgttggcatcaaaccagtgccatcctccaaatcatcatcatcatcaaatgaaagcgagcttcgggagcaactagcagctgaagctatggctgctgtacaaggtgaaatcgatgaactcaggaagagaagtgaagaagctgaggaaaagctggcgaggacacaaaaggagatggaggagtacaagaagctgacagagataaacaacaaggcaatggaggagaacaatgcgctgctcaagcgtatcttggccatcaacaatgctTCTTCGACATGA
- the LOC136542300 gene encoding uncharacterized protein, translated as MVEQGFAKWFRCHIENKCKENPESVSEGLWALSCGPDLRVKTCAACKVNGVRYSTVDRENFLLTQNSGVMTEGSHDGNNIDFYGVLKEVIELQYNSNLQVHRTVVLFRCDWFKQEGKTIGLRDDGHFKSINVQSLWYKTDPFILATQLKKIFYLQDTSLGKDWRVVQKFEHRNIYDVAEKDEASHDVHQDDYCSDTEHVVQAGADNEVTHNIQGGEPSIIEGNLQDLISSKKQPIIHEDSEDEEEDKTVLQYCSDGGNDNNDDMSLDDEDDDF; from the exons ATGGTTGAACAAGGATTTGCAAAGTGGTTTAGGTGCCAT ATTGAGAACAAATGCAAGGAGAATCCAGAATCGGTTAGCGAAGGATTGTGGGCACTGTCATGTGGCCCAGATCTGCGAGTTAAGACTTGTGCAGCTTGCAAGGTTAATGGAGTGCGGTATAGCACTGTGGATCGTGAGAATTTCCTTCTAACACAAAATAGTGGTGTAATGACTGAAGGTTCACATGATGGGAACAACATAGATTTTTATGGAGTCCTTAAAGAGGTAATTGAGTTGCAATATAACTCAAATCTTCAAGTCCATCGGACGGTGGTTCTATTTCGATGCGATTGGTTCAAGCAAGAAGGCAAGACGATAGGCCTTCGAGATGACGGACATTTCAAATCCATCAATGTGCAGTCATTATGGTACAAGACTGATCCTTTCATCTTAGCAACTCAATTGAAAAAGATATTTTACCTGCAAGACACATCTTTAGGTAAAGATTGGCGAGTTGTGCAGAAATTTGAACATAGGAATATTTATGATGTCGCTGAAAAAGATGAGGCCAGTCATGATGTGCATCAGGATGATTATTGTTCTGATACTGAACATGTAGTGCAAGCAGGGGCTGATAATGAGGTTACGCACAATATTCAAGGTGGAGAACCCAGTATAATTGAAGGAAATTTACAAGACCTTATAAGCAGCAAGAAGCAACCTATTATTCATGAAGAtagtgaggatgaggaggaagataaGACAGTACTGCAGTACTGTAGTGATGGTGGCAATGATAACAATGATGACATGTCCCtagacgatgaagatgatgatttcTAG